The Mycobacterium sp. 3519A genome contains a region encoding:
- the rpsA gene encoding 30S ribosomal protein S1 — protein sequence MPSPSVTSPQVAVNDIGSSEDFLAAIDKTIKYFNDGDIVEGTIVKVDRDEVLLDIGYKTEGVIPSRELSIKHDVDPNEVVSVGDEVEALVLTKEDKEGRLILSKKRAQYERAWGTIEELKEKDEAVKGTVIEVVKGGLILDIGLRGFLPASLVEMRRVRDLQPYIGKEIEAKIIELDKNRNNVVLSRRAWLEQTQSEVRSEFLNQLQKGAIRKGVVSSIVNFGAFVDLGGVDGLVHVSELSWKHIDHPSEVVQVGDEVTVEVLDVDMDRERVSLSLKATQEDPWRHFARTHAIGQIVPGKVTKLVPFGAFVRVEEGIEGLVHISELSERHVEVPDQVVQVGDDAMVKVIDIDLERRRISLSLKQANEDYTEEFDPSKYGMADSYDEQGNYIFPEGFDPETNEWLEGFEKQREEWESRYAEAERRHKMHTAQMEKFAAAEAEEAARPSSANGASRGDEPAAGGSLASDAQLAALREKLAGSA from the coding sequence ATGCCAAGTCCCTCCGTCACCTCGCCACAAGTAGCCGTCAACGACATTGGCTCGAGCGAGGACTTTCTCGCCGCCATCGACAAAACCATCAAATACTTCAACGATGGCGACATCGTCGAGGGAACCATCGTCAAGGTTGACCGTGACGAGGTCCTACTCGACATCGGTTACAAGACCGAAGGCGTCATCCCTTCCCGTGAGCTCTCCATCAAGCACGACGTCGACCCCAACGAGGTCGTCTCCGTCGGCGATGAGGTCGAAGCTCTGGTCCTCACCAAGGAGGACAAGGAAGGCCGCCTGATCCTGTCCAAGAAGCGCGCTCAGTACGAGCGGGCCTGGGGCACCATCGAAGAGCTCAAGGAGAAGGACGAGGCCGTCAAGGGCACCGTCATCGAGGTCGTCAAGGGCGGCCTGATCCTCGACATCGGCCTGCGCGGCTTCCTGCCCGCGTCGCTGGTCGAGATGCGGCGCGTCCGCGATCTGCAGCCGTACATCGGCAAGGAGATCGAGGCCAAGATCATCGAGCTGGACAAGAACCGCAACAACGTGGTGCTGTCGCGCCGTGCCTGGCTGGAGCAGACCCAGTCCGAGGTGCGCAGCGAGTTCCTCAACCAGCTGCAGAAGGGCGCCATCCGCAAGGGTGTCGTGTCCTCGATCGTCAACTTCGGCGCGTTCGTCGATCTCGGTGGTGTCGACGGCCTGGTGCACGTCTCCGAGCTGTCCTGGAAGCACATCGACCACCCGTCCGAGGTCGTCCAGGTGGGCGACGAGGTCACCGTCGAGGTGCTCGACGTCGACATGGACCGCGAGCGGGTTTCGTTGTCGCTCAAGGCAACTCAGGAAGACCCGTGGCGTCACTTCGCCCGTACCCACGCGATCGGCCAGATCGTGCCCGGCAAGGTCACCAAGCTGGTGCCGTTCGGCGCGTTCGTCCGCGTCGAGGAGGGCATCGAGGGTCTGGTGCACATCTCGGAGCTGTCCGAGCGCCACGTCGAGGTCCCGGACCAGGTGGTCCAGGTCGGCGACGACGCGATGGTCAAGGTCATCGATATCGACCTGGAGCGTCGCCGCATCTCGCTGAGCCTCAAGCAAGCCAACGAGGACTACACCGAGGAGTTTGACCCGTCGAAGTACGGCATGGCCGACAGCTACGACGAGCAGGGCAACTACATCTTCCCCGAGGGCTTCGACCCCGAGACCAACGAATGGCTCGAGGGCTTCGAGAAGCAGCGTGAGGAGTGGGAGTCCCGCTACGCCGAAGCCGAGCGCAGGCACAAGATGCACACCGCGCAGATGGAGAAGTTCGCCGCTGCCGAGGCCGAAGAGGCGGCGCGGCCATCGTCCGCGAACGGCGCTTCGCGCGGCGACGAGCCGGCAGCCGGTGGGTCGCTGGCCAGCGACGCCCAGCTGGCGGCGCTGCGGGAGAAGCTGGCCGGCAGCGCCTAA
- the ligD gene encoding non-homologous end-joining DNA ligase, with the protein MVPDWQSPTLATLTDERFSDPDWIFERKLDGVRGLAFRDHGRIRLLSRNRLSLNNTYPEIVEALAAQAPTQFVMDGEIVAFEGRRTSFARLQGRSGITDPTLAKASGIPVFYYAFDLLNLNGEDITDRPLLERKRLLRNSFHFQDPLRFTTHRVKDGEAAYRAACERGDEGVIAKLAESAYEGGRSRHWLKFKCSRDQEFVVVGYTAPKGARVGLGALLLGYYDGRELVYAGKVGTGFDDATLRTLHEQLVRIEQPTSPVTKGLVREPSVHWVRPQLVAQVAFSEWTRDGKLRHPRYLGLRTDKSPDEVVRETH; encoded by the coding sequence ATGGTTCCGGACTGGCAGTCCCCTACTCTTGCGACCCTCACCGACGAGCGGTTCTCCGACCCCGATTGGATCTTCGAGCGCAAGCTGGACGGAGTGCGCGGACTTGCTTTCCGGGACCACGGCCGGATACGGCTGCTATCGCGAAACCGCTTGTCGCTGAACAACACCTATCCGGAGATCGTCGAAGCACTGGCAGCGCAGGCGCCGACTCAGTTCGTCATGGATGGCGAGATCGTCGCGTTCGAGGGACGACGGACGAGCTTCGCGCGACTGCAGGGCCGCTCGGGGATCACGGACCCCACCCTGGCCAAGGCGTCGGGCATTCCTGTCTTCTACTACGCGTTCGACCTGCTGAACCTGAATGGTGAAGACATCACTGATCGGCCGCTGTTGGAGCGTAAACGTCTGCTACGCAACAGCTTCCACTTTCAAGATCCCCTGCGCTTCACCACCCACCGAGTCAAGGACGGTGAAGCGGCGTATCGCGCTGCTTGCGAACGCGGCGACGAAGGCGTGATAGCCAAGTTGGCCGAATCGGCCTACGAGGGCGGTCGCTCGCGCCACTGGTTGAAGTTCAAGTGCAGCCGCGATCAGGAGTTCGTGGTCGTCGGGTACACCGCCCCGAAGGGTGCCCGGGTGGGGCTGGGAGCGCTGCTGCTCGGCTACTACGACGGCCGGGAGCTGGTCTATGCGGGCAAGGTCGGCACCGGGTTCGACGACGCGACACTGCGGACCCTGCACGAACAGTTGGTGCGCATCGAACAACCGACGTCACCGGTCACCAAAGGGTTGGTGCGCGAGCCGAGCGTGCACTGGGTACGACCGCAACTGGTGGCCCAGGTGGCGTTCAGCGAATGGACCCGTGACGGCAAGCTGCGGCACCCCCGGTATCTCGGGCTGCGCACGGACAAGAGCCCCGACGAGGTGGTGAGGGAGACGCACTGA
- a CDS encoding LacI family DNA-binding transcriptional regulator: MASIRDVAAAAGVSATTVSHALNNRGRIAEETRVRVLQAAAQLGYQANVHAQQLVTRRSRIIAIQLPALEGSRGPALPDSAYFLDVINGAAAAADSAGYALVVTPSGGKASIFGGFAIDGAIIVDPQGDEPIFTAGVPVVTVGIAVCETHDVLAVDNDHATAARFALDHFEQNGRMRPAMVADDTHRSYVNDVLSGYREWVRDKGIRDVTLTLASLDQDAVDRVLADLREARVDAVYTSSDDLALALLDAASRVGVRVPDELAIASAVDARSLTLTSPQISATNLFPFRTGGTAAQLLIDRVEHGSTVDDTRVIATQFVARASSAAPDPATTSA; encoded by the coding sequence GTGGCGAGCATCAGAGACGTGGCCGCTGCTGCCGGCGTGTCCGCGACCACCGTCTCCCACGCACTGAACAACCGTGGACGGATCGCCGAGGAAACCCGCGTCCGGGTTCTCCAGGCCGCGGCCCAATTGGGTTATCAGGCAAACGTTCACGCGCAACAGTTGGTGACGCGCCGAAGCCGGATCATCGCCATCCAGTTGCCGGCGCTGGAGGGTTCACGAGGCCCCGCGCTGCCGGACTCGGCCTACTTCCTCGACGTCATCAACGGCGCCGCAGCGGCGGCCGACAGCGCCGGTTACGCGTTGGTGGTCACCCCCTCCGGCGGGAAAGCCAGCATCTTCGGCGGATTCGCGATCGACGGTGCGATCATCGTCGATCCACAGGGCGACGAACCGATCTTCACCGCGGGCGTTCCGGTCGTCACGGTCGGAATCGCCGTGTGCGAAACGCATGACGTGTTGGCGGTCGACAACGATCACGCGACAGCGGCCCGGTTCGCGTTGGACCACTTCGAGCAGAACGGTCGGATGCGACCGGCCATGGTCGCCGACGACACCCACCGGTCCTACGTCAACGACGTGCTGTCCGGTTACCGGGAGTGGGTGCGGGACAAGGGAATACGAGACGTCACCTTGACTCTCGCATCCCTCGATCAAGACGCTGTCGATCGCGTCTTAGCCGACCTTCGCGAGGCGCGGGTGGACGCCGTCTACACGAGCTCCGACGACCTCGCGCTCGCGCTCCTCGACGCGGCATCGCGGGTCGGAGTGCGCGTTCCCGACGAGTTGGCCATCGCGTCGGCCGTCGATGCCAGATCGCTCACCTTGACGTCGCCGCAGATCTCGGCCACCAACCTGTTCCCGTTCCGCACCGGGGGTACGGCCGCGCAGCTGCTGATCGACCGCGTGGAACACGGTTCGACCGTCGACGACACCCGGGTCATTGCCACGCAGTTCGTCGCGCGAGCATCCTCAGCCGCCCCCGACCCGGCCACCACATCTGCGTGA
- a CDS encoding DUF402 domain-containing protein, with product MHAPKHETFDLAARTNTDPKGIVRAVDVYTVEPWGLYMARPTPGRAQFHYMESWLLPSLNLRATVFHFNPGYELDQDYYLDVGRYTAGPNAWHAEDHYLDLIVRTGIGVELSDVDELLTAVRHGLLTPETGEQAVQTAVSAIDGLSRHDYDLNRWLADSGMSLTWRPA from the coding sequence ATTCACGCACCCAAGCACGAGACATTCGATCTAGCCGCCCGCACCAACACCGATCCGAAGGGCATCGTGCGGGCAGTCGACGTCTACACCGTCGAACCGTGGGGTCTGTACATGGCGCGGCCGACGCCCGGCCGCGCCCAGTTCCACTACATGGAGTCATGGCTGCTGCCGTCGCTGAACCTGCGCGCGACGGTGTTCCACTTCAACCCCGGCTACGAGCTCGACCAGGACTACTACCTCGACGTCGGCCGCTACACGGCGGGTCCCAACGCCTGGCACGCCGAGGACCACTACCTCGACCTCATCGTCCGCACCGGCATCGGTGTGGAACTGTCTGACGTGGACGAACTGCTGACCGCCGTCCGCCACGGTCTGCTGACGCCCGAGACCGGCGAACAGGCCGTCCAGACCGCGGTGTCCGCCATCGACGGCTTGTCCCGGCACGACTACGACTTGAACCGCTGGCTGGCCGACAGCGGGATGTCGCTCACCTGGCGCCCGGCATAG
- the coaE gene encoding dephospho-CoA kinase: MLRIGLTGGIGAGKSTVAAAFAECGGIIVDGDVIAREVVEPGTEGLAALVDAFGADILLPDGALNRPALAARAFVDDEKRAKLNGIVHPLVARRREEILDAVHEDAVVVEDIPLLVETGLAPLFPLVVVVTADEETRVERLIKRGMDEADARARIKAQAPEDQRRAIADVLLDNSGSAGELVEKARDLWYHRVLPLAHNIRTRQCAPRVYQLGPYDSKWPEDARRISKRLEMACGAKALRIDHIGSTAVPGMDAKDVIDMQITVASLDVADEINDPLAKVGFPRIEHITADTPHTEDDALWRKRIHCAADPGRPANIHIRVDGWPGQRFALLFRDWLAANPGVQTDYLAAKRRALTAPDYAEAKEPWFADVYGRALQWADATGWRP, encoded by the coding sequence ATGCTTCGCATCGGCCTGACCGGCGGTATCGGCGCCGGTAAATCGACGGTGGCCGCCGCATTCGCGGAATGCGGCGGCATCATCGTCGACGGCGACGTCATCGCGCGCGAGGTCGTCGAACCCGGTACCGAGGGGCTGGCTGCACTGGTCGACGCGTTCGGTGCGGACATCCTGCTGCCCGACGGTGCGCTCAACCGGCCCGCACTGGCGGCAAGGGCGTTCGTCGACGACGAGAAGCGCGCGAAGCTGAACGGCATCGTGCATCCGCTGGTCGCCCGACGGCGCGAAGAGATCCTCGACGCCGTGCACGAGGACGCGGTGGTCGTGGAGGACATCCCGCTGCTGGTGGAAACCGGTCTGGCGCCGTTGTTTCCGCTCGTCGTGGTGGTCACTGCCGACGAGGAAACCCGGGTCGAGCGGCTGATCAAGCGCGGAATGGACGAGGCTGACGCCCGCGCACGCATCAAAGCACAGGCACCCGAGGACCAGCGGCGCGCGATAGCCGATGTGCTGCTGGATAATTCGGGTTCCGCGGGCGAACTGGTGGAGAAAGCCCGTGACCTCTGGTACCACCGTGTGCTGCCCTTGGCGCACAACATCCGCACCCGCCAGTGCGCGCCGCGGGTTTACCAACTGGGGCCGTATGACTCGAAATGGCCCGAGGACGCCCGACGGATCAGCAAGCGCCTCGAAATGGCTTGTGGCGCAAAGGCGTTACGGATAGACCACATCGGGTCCACTGCGGTACCCGGGATGGACGCCAAGGACGTGATCGACATGCAGATCACGGTCGCGTCGCTCGATGTCGCCGACGAGATCAACGACCCGCTGGCGAAGGTCGGCTTTCCGCGCATCGAGCACATCACGGCCGACACCCCGCATACCGAGGACGACGCGCTGTGGCGCAAGCGGATTCACTGCGCCGCTGATCCCGGAAGGCCGGCCAACATTCACATCAGGGTCGACGGCTGGCCCGGACAACGGTTTGCGCTGCTGTTCCGGGACTGGCTGGCTGCCAACCCCGGTGTGCAGACCGACTATCTGGCCGCCAAGCGCCGCGCGTTGACCGCCCCCGACTACGCCGAGGCGAAGGAACCGTGGTTCGCCGACGTGTACGGCCGCGCCCTGCAATGGGCCGACGCGACCGGGTGGCGGCCCTAG
- a CDS encoding crotonase/enoyl-CoA hydratase family protein → MPTVIVESRDHVLHMGLNRPAKRNAFNVEMLEELGRAYERLERDDGLRAGVLYAEGDNFTAGLDLADVAPRLMNGSLTFPDDARNPWRNDGRPWTKPVVAATHGWCMTLGIELLLAADIRIAATDARFAQLEVQRGIYPFGGATTRLPRDAGWGNAMRWLLTGDEFDAVEAMRIGLVQEVVAPGDQVDRAVELAKRIASRSAPLAVGATLAAAQRANREGERAAEDRFTEDVVALLGTADGAEGVQAFIERRQPRFVGA, encoded by the coding sequence ATGCCAACTGTCATAGTCGAATCCCGCGACCACGTTCTGCACATGGGGCTGAACCGGCCGGCAAAGCGAAACGCATTCAACGTCGAGATGTTGGAGGAGCTCGGCCGCGCCTACGAACGCCTCGAGCGCGACGACGGTCTCCGCGCGGGGGTGCTGTACGCCGAAGGGGACAACTTCACCGCGGGCCTCGATCTGGCCGACGTGGCGCCCCGGCTGATGAACGGGTCACTGACCTTTCCCGACGATGCGCGCAATCCGTGGCGCAACGACGGCAGGCCGTGGACGAAGCCGGTGGTGGCCGCCACCCACGGCTGGTGCATGACCCTCGGCATCGAACTGCTGCTGGCGGCCGACATCCGCATCGCGGCCACCGACGCCCGCTTCGCCCAACTCGAGGTTCAGCGCGGTATCTATCCCTTTGGTGGGGCCACCACCCGACTGCCCCGCGACGCCGGCTGGGGCAATGCAATGCGCTGGTTGCTGACCGGCGACGAGTTCGACGCCGTCGAGGCCATGCGCATCGGCCTGGTGCAGGAGGTCGTCGCGCCCGGCGACCAGGTCGACCGTGCGGTTGAACTGGCCAAACGGATCGCGTCGCGGTCGGCACCGCTGGCGGTAGGCGCCACGCTGGCCGCCGCGCAGCGGGCGAATCGGGAGGGTGAGCGGGCGGCCGAAGACCGCTTCACCGAAGATGTCGTCGCGCTGTTGGGGACCGCCGACGGTGCGGAGGGTGTGCAGGCCTTCATCGAGCGACGTCAACCGCGGTTCGTGGGCGCCTGA
- the ligD gene encoding non-homologous end-joining DNA ligase, translating to MASRPRVVEITHPDRVVFPDDGITKGDVVGYYAEIADVMVPHLKDRPLTLWRYPRGIGQRGFVQQDFSDTLPEWMGSAEVTKEGGTVVHPVVDRRDALMWLANQNCLVVHSWLSRRDRLDEPDQVIFDLDPSTEDFAPVRAAAQACGDVLRDLGLAPYLKATGSRGLHIVAPLTRGPDFDTVRQFARDVAEIVAADDPAHRTVEQRKDKRGDRIYVDVMRNAYAQTAAAPYTVRARRGAPVATPLEWDELQKRGLRPDGFGLGDVLKRVAAQGDPWADIRKHARSLTRPAERLIKLRA from the coding sequence ATGGCTTCGAGACCGAGGGTCGTCGAGATCACGCATCCGGATCGCGTGGTGTTCCCCGACGACGGCATCACCAAGGGCGACGTGGTCGGTTACTACGCCGAAATCGCCGACGTGATGGTGCCGCATCTGAAGGACAGGCCACTCACGTTGTGGCGATACCCCCGCGGCATCGGTCAACGCGGCTTTGTGCAGCAGGACTTCTCCGACACGCTGCCCGAGTGGATGGGCTCGGCTGAGGTCACGAAGGAGGGCGGCACAGTCGTGCACCCAGTCGTCGATCGCCGCGACGCCTTGATGTGGCTGGCCAATCAGAACTGCCTCGTCGTGCATTCGTGGCTGTCGCGGCGCGACCGGCTCGATGAGCCCGATCAGGTCATCTTCGATCTGGATCCTTCAACTGAGGACTTCGCGCCGGTGCGCGCCGCCGCCCAAGCCTGTGGTGACGTGCTGCGCGATCTCGGCCTTGCGCCGTATCTGAAGGCCACCGGATCGCGGGGACTGCATATCGTCGCGCCGCTGACCCGCGGACCGGACTTCGACACGGTCAGACAGTTCGCCCGCGACGTCGCCGAGATCGTCGCAGCGGACGATCCCGCGCACCGGACTGTCGAGCAGCGCAAGGACAAGCGCGGCGACCGGATCTACGTCGACGTGATGCGCAATGCGTACGCACAGACCGCCGCAGCCCCGTACACGGTGCGGGCACGCCGCGGTGCTCCGGTCGCCACTCCGCTGGAGTGGGACGAACTGCAGAAGCGCGGACTGCGGCCTGACGGCTTTGGCCTGGGCGATGTGTTGAAACGTGTTGCAGCGCAGGGAGACCCGTGGGCGGACATTCGCAAACACGCCCGCTCCTTGACCCGTCCGGCCGAACGTCTTATCAAGCTCCGTGCCTGA
- a CDS encoding adenylate/guanylate cyclase domain-containing protein, translating into MGDTRYAPCGELSLAYQIFGDGPLQLVFVGPLVGHIELFWLLPEYKSFFEQLGTFCRIAVFDKAGLGLSDPIPRVRTLDERADEIEAVMDAVGFESAVVFGMSEGGTASVVFAAKRPERTRALVVYGSYPFMATEWEDLHRDPVEVHRRLIAAAGEDLNKEYIPTVAQIARVQEFGRAATSSWGDGRTAGTAFPSIKSMRQLAMFERMSASPGMVRAALESLLRIDIRPILPAVTAPTLIIHATHDPGVPVQCGRYLADHIPGARLLEVEGIDHAPWFTEPDRILSELEEFLTGTHAAPAQAHRALRTVLFTDMVASTEHAVARGDGRWRAVLQRFDDIAAELAERFGGTVVKSTGDGHLTTFDGPTHAIRCAEAVRAEAEALGIEIRAGIHTGECELFEGDIGGIAVHIAARILGNAGASEILVSRTVRDLVVGSGTSFRDRGTVELRGVPGAWQLLAVDRNDGGRESPEAELASRPTPGAQATMRRSDRAVAAVARHTPWLLRSLAHLALATGRQDTSLSAPPHPSFARTPR; encoded by the coding sequence GTGGGGGACACGCGGTACGCACCCTGCGGTGAGCTCAGTCTGGCGTATCAGATTTTCGGCGACGGGCCGCTCCAGCTCGTGTTCGTCGGGCCACTGGTCGGCCACATCGAACTGTTCTGGCTGCTGCCCGAATACAAGTCGTTCTTCGAGCAGCTGGGCACGTTCTGTCGAATCGCGGTGTTCGACAAGGCCGGGCTGGGGTTGTCCGACCCGATTCCGAGGGTCCGGACGCTCGACGAGCGGGCCGACGAGATCGAAGCCGTCATGGACGCCGTCGGCTTCGAATCGGCCGTCGTCTTTGGGATGAGCGAGGGCGGCACCGCATCAGTGGTGTTCGCGGCCAAACGACCCGAGCGGACCCGAGCGCTGGTCGTCTACGGCTCGTATCCGTTCATGGCCACCGAATGGGAGGATCTGCACCGCGACCCGGTCGAGGTGCACCGGCGGCTGATTGCCGCGGCGGGCGAAGACCTGAACAAGGAGTACATCCCGACGGTTGCGCAGATCGCGCGCGTCCAAGAGTTCGGACGCGCAGCGACCTCGAGCTGGGGCGACGGGCGAACCGCTGGCACTGCATTCCCGTCGATCAAGTCGATGCGTCAACTGGCGATGTTCGAGCGGATGAGCGCGAGCCCCGGCATGGTCCGAGCGGCGCTCGAATCCCTGCTCCGCATTGATATTCGGCCCATTCTGCCTGCGGTGACCGCCCCGACGCTGATCATTCACGCCACCCACGACCCGGGGGTGCCGGTGCAGTGCGGCCGCTACCTTGCTGATCACATCCCCGGCGCCCGACTGCTGGAGGTCGAGGGCATCGACCACGCGCCCTGGTTCACCGAGCCGGACCGGATCCTGTCGGAACTCGAGGAGTTCCTGACCGGCACCCATGCCGCACCGGCGCAGGCGCACCGCGCCCTGCGCACCGTGCTGTTCACCGACATGGTCGCGTCGACCGAACATGCCGTCGCGCGCGGCGACGGACGCTGGCGAGCGGTCCTGCAGCGCTTCGACGACATCGCCGCTGAGCTGGCCGAACGCTTCGGCGGCACGGTGGTGAAGAGTACCGGCGACGGTCACCTCACCACGTTCGATGGTCCGACTCATGCGATCCGCTGCGCCGAGGCGGTGCGGGCCGAGGCCGAGGCGCTCGGCATCGAGATCCGCGCGGGCATCCACACCGGCGAATGTGAACTGTTCGAGGGCGACATCGGCGGAATCGCGGTACACATTGCCGCTCGGATATTGGGCAATGCTGGGGCCAGCGAGATCCTGGTTTCCCGCACGGTTCGCGACCTGGTCGTCGGGTCGGGGACCAGTTTCCGGGATCGCGGCACCGTCGAATTGCGGGGCGTCCCTGGCGCATGGCAGTTGTTGGCCGTTGATCGCAACGACGGCGGGCGGGAGTCTCCTGAGGCGGAACTGGCGTCACGGCCGACTCCCGGCGCACAGGCGACGATGCGCCGGTCGGACCGGGCCGTTGCGGCGGTAGCCCGACATACCCCGTGGCTGCTACGCAGCCTCGCGCACTTGGCGCTGGCCACCGGTCGCCAGGACACGTCGCTCAGTGCGCCGCCGCATCCCAGCTTCGCCCGAACCCCACGCTGA
- a CDS encoding TetR/AcrR family transcriptional regulator codes for MIESAALLFRENGYSGTGFRDVIEHSGAPRGSIYHHFPGGKEQLAADTVEWASGVIERRIARAAEEGDPVVTLGIFVDTWREVLEDSNFRAGCPVVAVAAEADAGTTATAAAAAAFARWQDLIAHALLGAGVGRTDARRLATLVVAGIEGAILMCRARRDIRPLRDVHRALEATLRTAISWHDR; via the coding sequence ATGATTGAGAGTGCCGCTTTGCTGTTCCGAGAGAACGGCTACAGCGGCACGGGTTTTCGTGACGTCATCGAGCACAGCGGCGCGCCGCGCGGTTCGATCTATCACCACTTCCCCGGCGGCAAGGAACAGTTGGCGGCTGACACGGTGGAGTGGGCATCCGGCGTCATCGAGCGCCGGATCGCCCGTGCGGCCGAGGAGGGTGACCCCGTCGTCACGCTCGGCATCTTCGTGGACACCTGGCGAGAGGTGCTCGAGGACAGCAACTTTCGGGCCGGATGCCCGGTTGTTGCTGTCGCCGCCGAGGCCGACGCGGGGACGACGGCGACGGCAGCCGCTGCCGCGGCGTTCGCGCGTTGGCAGGATTTGATCGCGCATGCGCTGCTCGGCGCGGGCGTCGGCCGCACCGACGCCCGCCGGTTAGCCACGCTCGTCGTCGCGGGCATCGAAGGCGCCATCCTGATGTGCCGTGCCCGCCGCGACATCCGGCCGTTGCGCGACGTGCATCGCGCGCTGGAGGCGACTTTGCGCACCGCGATCTCCTGGCACGACCGATGA
- a CDS encoding PrsW family intramembrane metalloprotease, with product MRGYAAQVSYTGAPPPPHTFPPPFQRKMRKVGAPLFVIILLGTVAGLIVIGLTAVNPVGTAIGFTLSSITMTVVVLAYIWLDRWEPEPPRLLVFAFLWGASVAVVLASVVQIVAEAAINPGDPEHISPFSVVLGAPLTEEAAKGLFLLLMMTGRRRNELNSLTDCLVYAGLVGAGFAWLEDILYISGGASVGDSLLTAAIRLIMGPFAHSLFTTMFGIGVYFALQRRNTLARIGWIALGYLAAVFMHGLWNGSSLIGAGAYFGVYLFWMMPIFVLVIVLGVQSRRREQRVTAAKLPGMVAAGVVSPNEATWLGSLKARKAAVAEAARLGGRAAGKAAKRFAHQVVELAFVRDRIDRGFGDQRVFELQNEEAYRLYAARAAAPVLQALAGYVNR from the coding sequence ATGCGCGGCTACGCTGCTCAGGTGTCCTACACAGGCGCACCGCCCCCACCGCACACGTTTCCTCCCCCATTTCAGCGCAAGATGCGCAAGGTCGGCGCGCCGCTGTTCGTGATCATCCTGCTCGGCACTGTCGCCGGGCTCATCGTGATCGGCCTGACCGCGGTCAACCCGGTCGGCACCGCCATCGGATTCACGCTGTCCAGCATCACGATGACCGTCGTCGTGCTGGCCTATATCTGGCTTGACCGGTGGGAACCCGAGCCGCCGCGGCTGCTTGTCTTCGCGTTTCTGTGGGGCGCATCCGTCGCGGTGGTGCTGGCGTCGGTCGTGCAGATCGTCGCCGAGGCGGCGATCAACCCGGGCGATCCCGAGCACATCAGCCCGTTTTCCGTGGTCCTCGGGGCGCCGCTGACTGAGGAGGCCGCCAAGGGGTTGTTCCTACTGCTCATGATGACCGGCAGGCGCCGCAACGAGTTGAATTCGCTGACCGACTGTCTGGTCTACGCCGGGCTGGTCGGCGCGGGTTTCGCGTGGCTGGAGGACATCCTCTACATCTCGGGCGGCGCCTCGGTCGGCGATTCGCTGCTCACCGCGGCGATACGGCTGATCATGGGCCCGTTCGCGCATTCGCTGTTCACCACGATGTTCGGCATCGGTGTCTACTTCGCGCTGCAACGGCGCAACACCCTGGCCAGGATCGGCTGGATTGCGCTCGGTTACCTCGCGGCGGTGTTCATGCACGGGCTGTGGAACGGGTCGTCGCTGATCGGCGCGGGCGCCTATTTCGGGGTCTACCTGTTCTGGATGATGCCGATCTTCGTGCTGGTGATCGTGCTGGGCGTGCAGAGCAGACGCCGCGAACAGCGGGTCACCGCGGCCAAGCTGCCCGGAATGGTGGCGGCCGGTGTGGTGAGCCCGAACGAGGCCACCTGGCTCGGCTCGCTGAAAGCCCGCAAGGCTGCGGTCGCCGAGGCGGCCCGACTGGGCGGCAGGGCCGCGGGTAAGGCGGCGAAGCGTTTCGCCCACCAGGTCGTGGAACTGGCCTTCGTGCGGGACCGGATCGATCGCGGCTTCGGCGACCAGCGGGTGTTCGAATTGCAGAACGAGGAGGCCTACCGCCTGTACGCGGCCAGGGCGGCGGCGCCGGTCCTGCAGGCGCTGGCCGGGTACGTCAACCGCTGA